tacatttgattattttaatgttctcATCCTCTGCAGatcagaacacacacacacacacacacacacacacacacacacacacacccaggaGAGGCAGCAGTGGCTAAGAAGAGAACTATAAGTGTGTCTGCAGCTGACAAATACTGTTACTGAAGAGTTCAACCACTGTGGTAAGTGATGCCCCCTGGAGGTGAAAATGACACATTACATTCAGCAGAGGTGACCTGTACATTCAccatgtatacacacacacacacacacacacagagaaaaacagtgtttaaaatgtgcaaagaaAAGGTTTGTGAAGCTGCTTCAGCGACAGCCGCTGAGGAAACGGGGAGAAAGCATCAGTGGATCACCCACAGTGCCTCCTGGTGGTAGAGCTTCAGTTTACTTACAGCCGCCTCAGAAGCAGCTCCTCTCTCAAGCGTTTAATCTGCAGGGCTCCATGTTTGGACAAGTACCGACCTGAGCGGATCAGAGCAGAAACATTTCCCACAAAGCTACTACATCGGAACTGCTCACTTTAAGTGCCTTTACCATTCGTCTTCCTGCTGCCACCTAGTGGCCCCAGGAGACTCTACAACAAATCGATAAGTACCATGTTTTTTCTGAAAACCGTCTTTTCTGGAGTGGAATCACTGAGCTGAAGCTGTTTCTGTAGCGTTCACACAGAGGCAGTAAAATCTGCAGACAGCACCTTTAAAAAGCTACACCCACAGCTCAGCGTTTGATTGGCTGCTCAGAAACATGACTGCCTCCGCTTGAACACAGTGGAAAATGAAGCTGTGCTGATGTCTAGAAGCTGAACTCTGATGCTTTTAAGTTGGCGGGAACAGGAagttctaaagtccagactggTTCCTACGCTgccattaaaaacagaaaaggcaCACAGTAAAGACTGAAGAGGAGGGAGGAGGAGACGTAGATCAAGGCAGGTGACGGGGAACTTTTCTGGGAGTGTTAAGTTTGGTCTGAAGAAGTGGGTCATTGGCATTGCTCTGGGTTCTGGGAAGAGACTACATTCTGGGGTCGGGTCAGGTCCACAACACCAACATGTACCAATCTCCAAGGTTTGAGGAGAGAAACCGTACCAACGTCTCGTCAGGAGGAAGAGCTTGACCTCTCCACGTCTGAGAAATTAAGGTGCACGTTGTCAACAAAACGAACTAAAAATCAGGTCCTCTGCGGCCGTCTCAGCCCAGGAGAACCGCCCGACCTATTCCAGCCGGTCCATCCTGCTCCAGAGTGCTCTGAGCATGTAGGCAGAGGGGGCTGGGCCAGAGGCAGCACCGCCCCTTCAGGTAAGGCCTTAATTGGCAGCTCTGCAGGTGGGCGTGGCTTTGCTTTTCAGGGTTAATGGACAAAAAAGTGCCTCAGCAACTCATCTGCAGACGGACGCTGCTTCGTCTCTACAAAGATCCGTCTGAGAAACTCTCTGCAGTGGTCCGACACGTGGGGGGGTAGGACCGGGTTGGTGGGCTGGGTGGCGATCTTAAAGATGGCCGCCATGGCTTCAAACTCCGCCCATGGGGGCCGCTGAGTCAGCATCTCCACAACGGTGCATCCGACGCTCCTGAGAACAGAAAGCAGAGACAAAGGATCCACTTTATCTTCATCTGGACCAGTAAGGAAGCGATGCTGCGCTGTCCTGAGTGTTCCAGATGAGCGTCTGCTGCAATACATCTTATAGCTGAGTAACAAATtactggcacccctggtaaagatgtaaaATTCATGGTTTGTTGcacatttagaaaaatccaacctaaaACACAAACGTAAGTATTTAAAGGTCTTCTCCCAGCCATTTGTTcaccataaaataaataaaataaccagGAATAAGTCAAATCAACAGGTATTTAAAATATGGATGATTTCAGAACAAGATAAACACATTTGCCCTTACCATATATGGTAAATGACATCATGGGATGCCAAAACAGAGAGCTGTATGGAAGGgttgtgattgtttttattattggtaAAACTTTATTTAGTTAGCTTATTTTCTTGAGCCTGACTGGCAGGAAATGAAGCAGCGCTGTGCCTTACACTGCAGTACTAACAACTATATTATCAAGTTAGTTTCATTCAACAACGAAGGACAAAAATACTGTTGGTCAGAAATGCTGTAAATACCACTGCTGCTcttttaactattctgtaaatatCTTCTACAagggtttaggagtgtgttcgtAGTTAAGAGGAGAAAACCTCCACCCTAATTTaccccaaaggtgttcaagcaGGTTGAGGTCAAGCCCAGTCCAGTTTCTCCAcatctgcagccatggaagtgattggaacaccaggaTTCACTGATATgatggtgtgacccaatacttgcgGCAACATATGGTGCATTTTGTTTCCGTCAGCATGCTTCAGTAAAATAATCGattcaaataataatttagtCTCTAAACATAAAGATACTACAGAAAGGGAATTTCACCAGGAAACGCTCATCTTACATAATGACCGGAATTACTATAAGCGACAACATACCGATCTGGGTCACCAGGAGGCAGCAGGTCATTCAGCTGCTCGGTCAGCTCATTCAACCACATCTCAGCTGTTTTGTGGCTTAAACACCAGCTCATGCCTCCAAAACAAAATCCTTGAGGTATCTTGAGCTTCACTTCTCCACTTTTTAGAAGAAACCTATTGTTCTCCCGTAGGCTCCAACTGTTCAGCTACACTAAGTCTTATCCTTGGGTCACAAATACACTAAATATTTTAAGAGGTTCAGCGAGGTGAGCTAAGCACTTTAAGCATTGGTGCCAAACTTAATGCCGCCTTATCAAttcctacaaaataaaatgcaactaaaacttttttttaagttaaattgATGTTCTATGAACTTTGAATTAGTAACCCAAGGCTTCCAGTCTATCCTGGGTATACATATGACATCACTCATACCGAGGCCAGATTCTTTTAGGggctcttcaaaatgggaaagaccaGAGAGCAAACCACTCAAAGACAGTAGCACAAGTCATAAAACTGGTCATATCTACAGCCAGAGTAATAAGAACGTTTGACTTAATCACCAGATCCATCTACAGGTCAACCagctgtcctaccatcacaatcATCAACATAAACTTTAACTGGAACAGTGAGCCGTTAGGTACAGCCAAGGATCCATGATGCTGGGGCCCTGTTTCTATTCAAAGGTCCTGGGATCGGTGTCTGAGATCGTTTACGTAAATTGAAAGATTGCGTTTTCCTAAATTTTCCAGattgaaattttgtttttgtaaataaaatattgatttatttcaaagttttttccacatctttaagACAGGAGGTGTCAGTAAATATGTTGACATATTTCACAAAGCTCTGCAGCCTGAtacaggtgtgctgaagcagcaAAACATCTGAAACCTGCAGGACACCAGGCTTGGAGGACCAGAACCGCCCAGCTCTGACCTTCAGCCTCTGAACCATGGCAGCTTCAGTCAGAAGCTTGTGACCTCTCACCAGATGTCAGCTTTCCTGCCGTATCCTTCTCCACTGATCACCTCCGGACTCATCCAGTACGGCGTtccagtcactgacttgatgcccGTTCCTGATAGGCAGATTGTCTGTAGACGCCTGCTGGCCCCGAAGTCCCCCAGCTTCACGTTTCCCACAGAGTCCCGGAGGATGTTGGCCCCTGAGAGAAGAAGACGACgtttcttcatcttcatcttctttGAGCTGTAAATTAAGTCTgagctgaaaaaagaaaaagcccaGCTCACCTTTGATGTCCCTGTGGACGATCATGTTGCTGTGCAGGTATGAGACGCCCTCCAGGATCTGCCGGGTGTAGCGGCGCGTCACGTTTTCCGTCAGCACTCCGTACGACTTCAGCTGGTCCTTAATGGAGCCCTGAGAGGCCCAAACAGGAGGAGCTTGTGAGTAAAGAGGATTTATTTGTTGAATTCACCAGAAAGAAAACTCAGCACTTACTCCGGGCATGTGCTCCATGAAGATGGACAGCGTCCGCTCCATGCTGTCGCGCAGGCAGCCGTAGTACTGGACGATCCGCTCGTGGCACAGGTTCTTCAGAAGCTGGATTTCACACTCCAGTGCACTGACCTCCTGAAGAGAAACAATAATGATTCAGCAGATCTTATCTTCCACCAGAGCAGCAGTTCTCCCTCTGATTCAgggcagacacacacaccttaCTAGTCTCTGGGCTCTCCGGGTCAAACTGGACCTGTTTGACTGCCAGTTCCCGTCCTGTATCTGCATCATAACACAGGTAGACGCGACCGAAAGCCCCCTGGCCCAGAAGCTTCCCCAGCCGCCAGTTGGTTGGAGCGCGTGGAGCTGAGGACCAAGACCAGACAGAGTGAAAACACTGGGAGAAGAACAGGGTGGTCCAAAAAGATCCAGGAGAAGGACTCACAGCGGCTGGGTGGGCTGATGTCCATGACGGAGAGGGTCGGAGCCGTGGCTGGATTGGGCTCAATGTCGCTGCCCCTCCGCCTCCTGCCGGGCCCAGGGGCCTCCTCCAGGTCGGGGGTGAAGACGCTGCTGCCACTGCTGGTGCTGGGAGACTGCTCCGTCGGGCTGAAGCTGACTGGAGAGCGGAAGCTGTGGACTTGCGTCCGTCGAGCCCGAGGGAACGTCTTCCTCCCTGTGAGGACCATCAGAATCTTAGTTCATCTGACCCAAAAACTTTCTGTTCTGGAGTCAGAGTGGAAAAGTGCTCACCGTCGCTGTAGTCCTGCAGGCCAAAGGGAATGCCGTATCTGCGGGGATACGTCCCGCCTTTCCCCGACTTCTCAAACACAGGCAGGTCGTACTCTACAGACCAAGAACAACTCAGAGTGAGGAGCTGCATTACAGACACGCTCAGGATCATCAGATGGGCTGGTGACCAAGCCTCAGTGTTTGTTCTCAAATTAAATCAGCTCTACTAACATTCTGTGCTTCCCATTAATCATTCGCTCACACTGAACACGATCATTGACGCGATACGGACCAATAAACTGGATCCTATCGGATCAGCTGGGTCCTGTTGAAGATTTATGTACAGATTAAGTTTTTGGtgtgaaaacaaactaaaaatgtaattcataaaaaataatgttttaggaACAGTTCATTACTGCTTAAAGTAAATACAATTTGGTCCACATTCTTCACTTTTTCATTGATCATATTTGAATTACCGTCTCAGAGTCAGCGGTACCTCTGAGCGCTCGGGTTGTTCTGTTCCTGTGAAGATATTTATTTAACTACTTAACCTTCCTCTGTTTTTCTAGGCGGTATCGTAAAGTGGTGCTTCCTGCTCTGAAAACTCAACTCGTAACACTGATACCGATGTGGTTCAGACCAAGACCAAAACAACTAacactgtgtttttttcctccatCAACCACATTTCTTATTTGTGCTTTAGATGCCCTTCTTAGTTCGTCCTACTAATACTACGTTAATTACAACAAGAAGCTCCAACTGATGCAGAAGTGAAGGTTGGAAGTCACCTGGAAAGTCCTGGTGGTTGTCAGGGTAGCTCTGTGCTCGGGGCATCCTGGATTTGGGATAATCGCTGAAAGAACATgcaggagaaagaaaaacaatccagATTTGAATTCTTCTCTTTTGTGCTCTACGGATAAACAGAGCCACCACCTAAAGATCAGTGAGGCTTCATGAGGAGGTCCTGACCTGTCCAACGGGCTGTCTAACGATGGACAGCTTCCAGACGCAGAGTTCTCCGGACTACTCATCGACAACGGGTCCAACATCTGAAGGAGAGAAAAAGCTCAGAGAAAGAAGCTCACACACCTAAGATCCTAGATTACTTAGGAAACGTGAATCATTTTGGCTAAAACGGACTCCATACcaggagaaaaagaagcaacATTTAAAGCTGATTTCTGGGTCAATTTTCAGCTCCTTGGCTTCATCTCTCCATATCTGCAGTCGCTACTGATCATCCTCCGGTTACAGTGCAGCAGGTGAAAATAAAGGGATGATTCTGAGGCGGGAATGTGGGAAACAGGTTGCCTGGTGTCAGGGATTTCTGACGCACACAAACATGCCGCCTGCAGCACATAAAGACCTGTACCCACCACCTTCCCTGCTGTAGAATGGTGGGGTCATCACAGAACTCAGGGGTCACGGCagggaaaagaagaagaaagactAAAACTAAAGCCTCCAGCTACTCACAACCTCAACCTAAATGTCCCCCAAATCTAAAATACCATCTAATTAGagagtaaataaaagatttctGTGGATTTAAGCTGAAGCCGGAGCGTGCTGGTACCTGGTCCATGCTCTCTGGAATGAACTCCCCCTCACTGTTGATGCTGGTGAAGGAGCCGTTCCTCGCCACCTGCTGGAGAGCGTCGGGAATGTACCCCGGAGGAGGAGAGCTGCGGTCCGTTGAATGAGAGCCTGAAGGGGAAGAGAAGGACATATTTTAGGTCTAAAAGGGAAACCTGCGGGCGTCAAGGTGACCAGAGCTGAGGGGAGAAATAAAAGCCCAGGTTTTAATTCTGAAAGAGACTTTACTCACCAGTCAGAGCTCTGAAGCCTGTGTTGTCCAGCTCCTCATGGGACGGCAGGAGGTCCATGTTGGACGAAGCGTTctggaggggaaaaaaacaacaacacattgTTGACTCTGAATAAAAAATACGTTTGGAAACAAGACCTGGAGTTACTCACAggaaaaatgtgtatttatcCAACTAAAGCCACCACAACCTAAGTTGTAACATCATTGTGGTCAAAAAACTACTTTCTGTACCCCTGCTACCGTGTAGCAGCAGCCAGTAAATAACCATCTGATATAGAAGTGATGTTGAAACAGAtgttttttgctgctttttgatGATTCTGGACCGAGTAATGACCCCTGGGGGTCAACAAGAGTCTGGTCATCGTATCTGATTGTGCAGAGAGGAGAATCACAATGAAGGCGTGTCAATAGAGGCGCTGGGATTCCTTTATGTGGGTTTATTGAGCTTGGATCCATACGTGTACATCTGGACGCTTCAGTAAAAAATCCAGGCAAGAAAACCTTTCCGGACTCCAGCATCCAGATTTCCAGGACCAATTGTTAGACCgagaacatttaaatgtttaagatgAAAATGTCAAATAAGACGGCAGAGAACCACATTTCAGGAGCATCTGTTCAACTGGCTAACAGCCTTTAACTATGTGCTGACAACAAGCATGTTGATCTTCTATTTACTCAGGAACATGCATTGCATCGTGAGACGTCAGTGATGACATTTTCCCGTACTGACCAATCAGACCTAACTGCCTAATGAATGAACCAATAGAAATGATT
This DNA window, taken from Girardinichthys multiradiatus isolate DD_20200921_A chromosome 24, DD_fGirMul_XY1, whole genome shotgun sequence, encodes the following:
- the map3k2 gene encoding mitogen-activated protein kinase kinase kinase 2 translates to MGESSVRASWVNHRAIMDEQEALNSIMQDLAELHRSSRPATFLSELAKPKASSPKNQNDVRVKFEFKGEKRILQFPRPLKLEDLKTKAKVAFGQAMDLHYTNNELVIPLTTQDDLDKAVELLDRSVHMKSLKILLVLQNASSNMDLLPSHEELDNTGFRALTGSHSTDRSSPPPGYIPDALQQVARNGSFTSINSEGEFIPESMDQMLDPLSMSSPENSASGSCPSLDSPLDSDYPKSRMPRAQSYPDNHQDFPEYDLPVFEKSGKGGTYPRRYGIPFGLQDYSDGRKTFPRARRTQVHSFRSPVSFSPTEQSPSTSSGSSVFTPDLEEAPGPGRRRRGSDIEPNPATAPTLSVMDISPPSRSPRAPTNWRLGKLLGQGAFGRVYLCYDADTGRELAVKQVQFDPESPETSKEVSALECEIQLLKNLCHERIVQYYGCLRDSMERTLSIFMEHMPGGSIKDQLKSYGVLTENVTRRYTRQILEGVSYLHSNMIVHRDIKGANILRDSVGNVKLGDFGASRRLQTICLSGTGIKSVTGTPYWMSPEVISGEGYGRKADIWSVGCTVVEMLTQRPPWAEFEAMAAIFKIATQPTNPVLPPHVSDHCREFLRRIFVETKQRPSADELLRHFFVH